The region TCTGGAGGAATACCATACGGTGTACATCAATGGATTATAAGTTTCTCTTCAAACCATGTGTAGGTTTATTATTCACCGCTTCTAATTATTTGTTCttaaaaaggttttcttttgcAATTTCAAAATCTAATTGAAATTGTTAATGACAATTTCAATTAATTGAGTTATTAATTAACAgcaactaaaaattaaaataaagtatataataAGTATTGTCATAACATTgagtaaaaaatatgaaaagtagAATTTCCTATTCATCTTATATCAAATTAtaatttgaattgtttttagTTAATAgcattcacaaaaaacacaatatgcTAAATTACATGATAGACTTGCTTTCCTGTTTTaatggaaatgtattttcttgttaAATAACTGGTTTACATACTGAACAGTAACCGTAATGATATAGTAATGGTTCctaatttataaaaattagGTTTTGGttactgtgtatactgtaccTCAGAGCACCTTCAATTAAAGGTGTGGTTCTTCTTTAGTTACATCTCCTGTATATTCTTCTCCATAAGCCTCAATGAGGGTCTGCTGAATGCAGTGCTCTTGACAAGCGGCCATTTCTAAATTATGGTTACTGTGTATTATGtttagtaaaatatttcactttcaaatattttctctgaGCTCGCTTGATACGATCTTTGTCACCGCACAACTAACTGTAGCCGAAGTGTCCGATTGTCTTGTTTAACTGAATAATCTTGTCCTACCTACCCCAGCATGGACAACAGACTGGTCTTCACTGTCCTGTTTGTGACACTGTCCTGGATGTCTTTGAGGACCTGTGCTAAAAATGATACGACAGCGGCTCCGGCGAACAACATGACAACTGTAGCTCCCCCACTGACTCTTAACACCACAGTGGAAACTCTCAAGGTGTGTGATgccaaaaaaactacaaaaacagagCACAGTGAAATATAACAGAACAGAATCGGACAAGCTAACGTCCCTTTTATTGATGGTGTTGAACAGAGGTGTGAACTCTAGTCACATGTCTCAGACTCTAGTCATGGATTTGATGACTTTATACTcaactgatgaaaccaaaattggCTTTAACACCAGTGACCCGTGCCTTGGACTTCATATCCTCCCTATGCCCAAACATTAAAATTTATGTCATAGAAAGGCGTGCTGCGAATCAACTAACCCAACAGTCACCGATCGCGGTGCATAGGCAGGAGGCAAAGGTGGTTCTGGCAGTGATTACCGGCACATTATCAAATTCagaacttaaaaaaacataaaggtaaacagatttgtaatttttgtcttttgctggATTATATCACAAAATTCTCCATTGCAGATTACAGTAGATCAGATCTGAAATAGAACCTTAACAGGGATCCTTGCAGCCAATCTTGAGTGGGCCTCTTTCTGCCAGCATGGGCACAGGAGACTAAGACTTAACTGtgacaatgttttattttctgagcaCAAGCAGTCACTACCAACTGCCGAGGACCAATATCTGTAATTGGATAAATACACTGCAAGTCTGACAACAGCCTGAAGACGAAGCGACAGTGACGGTCAAAACATGTATAATTCAaagcctctgtctctctcttttctttcccccggtgtgacacagacacacacacagacacacacagacaaaatctTTAAATTTCTACCCTCTGACAAAACACACCCTACCACACTCAAAAGAAACTGCTTAACATATCCAAATTTTTCCCTGAAGTGTTTTACTACACAAATACCATAGCAGTGCCAAGACATAGCCAGGCCTACCTTCCAAAACACTACCACAACCTGCAGACTGACGGTCTCTAAACCTCttccccacaaaaaaaaaaacacatcctaCAACATTAATAACtccaaaatatcacaaatatccAGAAAGAACAGGGCCTCCAAAATCTTCACCAGTTGACTGAaaagactgactattgaaaCTACAGCCTAAGGTAAATTTCAATGGCATAACCATCCAAAACATGGCCTACCTGCGGTTGTCTCCACCTAAATTGTCCCTCAACACTGTAGTGTTTCTGCTGCCTCAAGCAACGAAAAGTACCGATGTCATTAGAACCTTGAGTTTTAGttaattttatcttttgtaCCAAATATTGAAATCTGaagaaaaattgattttaaaaaaaaagtattcaaaagTAGACTCAGATTTTATAAACAATTATCTAACCCCAGACTAAGACACAGCACCTGATCATTTTacctttgttattttttttaattgttatctgaaagtaataaatacaaattctAAAAAAGCAATAGTTAATTCTACACTGTacaaatttactgtattttttactttgtgtaaacattttaaatggtaATTTGGTGTGTGGTGTATAATGACTTGTAAGgactcaaaatataaaataaatataaaataataaatatcaaaatataaagaTTAGAACTTGCACTTGACTcaggacttgttggtcttgactcaGGACTTTAAAGTCATGACTTGTGACTTACTAACCTGCAAAACAACGACTTTGTCCCACCTCCGGTGCTGAAGGATTTCAAAGCGCACATTATTGCACCCACTTAGATGTCTCTCGTCTACTTTGCAGACACCTGTTTCTAGGACAGGGTGTGGGACCCAACAGCTCTGTGCAGCTGAGCCCTCTGAGTGCGACCCCTCCATGGCAGGATCATGTTTCTTTCTTGCCGTAAAGCGACAAAGCGGTCAAAACTTTGAGTTCGGGCTCTCAGGAGAGTCAGACGGTTACCTTGCTGCCACCCTTTCACCTGGCGCAACAGTGGTATGTCAAGTTCTATTCCTCGCTCACATATGAAAGTACCTTCAAGTCTAACCATAAGCCAATCACATAGTGTGTTTGAAGTCATCTTTGTAAACGGGTACTATGTACTATTTCTGGTTTTGCATCACAGGGAGATAACGACACAACCTACGTCTGTGCAAAAAACAACGGTGGCGTTCAGTTCTTTAGCACTCTCCTCAGCAATGGCCATCTGATTGAGACAGTGGTGAGTTCTACTTGCTTCAGAGGGTAGAGCTGGGTGAGGATATATTTATTAGTTCGTTGGAGCCCACTTGTAGTCTGGCatcctttttattcttttgttggatttttaaaacaaaaaacaaaaaaacaacattcaataaaaatttaaacttaATTGAGTATACATGACTTCATAGCATCTGCATGCTATGAATGGCTTGTCATCTAACATTGTACTGTgatatatataaacaaatttGTTTCAGAAGTGATAGGAACAGTGGTATCTGCAGCTGATCTGGTATTCTGTCTATACTTCGATGTAATTTTCTTGTGGTTCTACGAGTCAAACACTGAGCAGAGACTTAACATTTAATTGTTCAATCGGTAGGCACAAAATGCCACATACCCTTTTTGAACTTGCTGCTCAAGCAATATCAAGCCAAACAATAACTCAAACCATCAACATTTGCATGGTATATAAATATTGGTTACAACAACACACTGCAGAAAACTCATTGTCTTCTTTGTCATTGGTAAAactgtctttgttttgcagttGAACGTGAACTCTGTGAGGGGCAGTGTCACTGGAAGCAGAATCCAGTGTACATTTTCTGCCACTGTACCAAGCCCAGAAACTAGAACATCAGGTTTCTCACTCTCAATCTCAACTGGACCTTTCAACAGCAGTAAGCTAACATATTAAAGAtacacgttcacacacacacatcacatgcaCTTTCAACAGTCAACTAAGACCCACTGTCACACACTATCACagataatatattaatattttccaaTGTGCTAAAAACATATCAGCAATCTCTGTCTTTTGCTGGTTCTCTCAGCTTCTGGTACTCTGGGAGCCCCCAACACAGCATTAAGGAGCCCCGTTGTAGACCTTGGAAATCCTAACACCACCATCACCAATGCGCTTTCCCCCAACACCACCACTTCCCTGACTGCCAACGTGACACAATCACCAGCAAACAACATGACAGCACAGCCAACTTCTCAAGTATTAACTGCAGCTCCCCCACTGACTCCTAACACCACAGTGGAAGCTCTTGAGGTGAGTGATgccaaaaatctaaaaacagaGCGTAATGAAATATAATAGAACAGTAATAGAACAGAATACGTTAAAGTAAagttttattgatgtttttgaaCTTCACCACTTAGATGTCTCTCGTCTACTTTGCAGACACCTGTTTCTAGGACAGGGTGTGGGACCCAACAGCTCTGTGCAGCTGAGCCCTCTGAGTGCGACCCCTCCATGGCAGGATCATGTTTCTTTCTTGCCGTAAAGCGACAAAGCGGTCAAAACTTTGAGTTCGGGCTCTCAGGAGAGTCAGACGGTTACCTTGCTGCCACCCTTTCACCTGGCGCAACAGTGGTATGTCAAGTTCTATTCCTCGCTCACATATGAAAGTACCTTCAAGTCTAACCATAAGCCAATCACATAGTGTGTTTGAAGTCATCTTTGTAAACGGGTACAATGTACTATTTCTGGTTTTGCATCACAGGGAGATAACGACACAACCTACGTCTGTGCAAACAACAACGGTGTTGTTCAGTTCTTTAGCACTCTCCTCAGCAATGGCGATCTGATTGAGACAGTGGTGAGTTCTACTTGCTAAAGAGCAGTGGTGGGGGTAGAGCTGGGTGAGGACAGATTATAAATCTGTTTGAGCCTGCTTTCCCTGTAGTCTGGCACAAAAATTCAAACTCAATGAGTATAAATGAGGCTCATAGCAGCTGCATGGCATGCTCATGAATAGCCTGTCATTTAACCTTGTACTATGATATACATAAAAAATTTGTGCAAAATATTGATATGAACGAAAGCAGCCACAGCTGATCTGGTTTGTTTATGAACCTGGTTTCTATGTCTATACTTCGATGTAATTTTCTTGTGGTTCTACGAGTCAAACACTGAGCAGAGACTTAACATTTAACTGTTCAATCGGTAGGCACAAAATGCCACATACCCTTTTTGAACTTGCTGCTCAAGCAATATCAAGCCAAACAATAACTCAAACCATCAACATTTGCATGGTATATAAATATTGGTTACAACAACACACTGCAGAAAACTCATTGTCTTCTTTGTCATTGGTAAAactgtctttgttttgcagttGAACGTGAACTCTGTGAGGGGCAGTGTCACTGGAAGCAGAATCCAGTGTACATTTGCTGCCACTGTACCAAGCCCAGAAACTAGAACATCAGGTTTCTCACTCTCAATCTCAACTGGACCTTTCAACAGCAGTAAGCTAACATATTAAAGAtacacgttcacacacacacac is a window of Xiphias gladius isolate SHS-SW01 ecotype Sanya breed wild chromosome 12, ASM1685928v1, whole genome shotgun sequence DNA encoding:
- the LOC120797204 gene encoding putative ferric-chelate reductase 1; its protein translation is MDNRLVFTVLFVTLSWMSLRTCAKNDTTAAPANNMTTVAPPLTLNTTVETLKTPVSRTGCGTQQLCAAEPSECDPSMAGSCFFLAVKRQSGQNFEFGLSGESDGYLAATLSPGATVGDNDTTYVCAKNNGGVQFFSTLLSNGHLIETVLNVNSVRGSVTGSRIQCTFSATVPSPETRTSGFSLSISTGPFNSTSGTLGAPNTALRSPVVDLGNPNTTITNALSPNTTTSLTANVTQSPANNMTAQPTSQVLTAAPPLTPNTTVEALETPVSRTGCGTQQLCAAEPSECDPSMAGSCFFLAVKRQSGQNFEFGLSGESDGYLAATLSPGATVGDNDTTYVCANNNGVVQFFSTLLSNGDLIETVLNVNSVRGSVTGSRIQCTFAATVPSPETRTSGFSLSISTGPFNSTSNTLGASSIQFRSAVVDLGNPDTILTNELSQTNSTTSSPNTTSYAITFQQSLMQALLISVGALGLAML